The Loxodonta africana isolate mLoxAfr1 chromosome 14, mLoxAfr1.hap2, whole genome shotgun sequence DNA window ggatatccagttatgccagcaccatttgttaaagagactgtgttttccccatttaatggactttgggcctctgtcaaatatcagctgctcataggtagatgaatttacatctggattctcaattctgttccattggtctatgtgtctgttgtaccagtaccaggctgttttgactaccatggtggtataaaaggttctaaaatcaggcagtgtgaggcctcttCTTTTTgtcaatgctttacttatctggggcctcttccctttcgaaattaagttggtgatttgtttctccatctcatttaaaagtgtcgttggaatttggatgggaattgcattgtgtctgtagattgctttgggtagaactgacattttcacaatgttgagccttcctatccatgagcaaggtatgtttctccagttatgtaggtctcttttggtttcttgcagtactgtcttgtagttttctttgtataggtcttttatgtctctggttagatttattcctaagtaaattaccttcttgggggctattgtaaatgatattgatttgatgatttcctcttcgaagttctctttgttggtgtagaggaatccaactggtttttgtatgtttatcttgtatcctggtacttgGCTGAAATCTTGTATtaattccaatagttttcttgtgaattctttggggttttttgcatataagatcatatcatctgcaaatagaggtacttttactcctttcttaccaatttggatgccctttatttccttttctagcctaattgctctggctaggaccttcagcacaaaattgaataagagtggtgataaaggacatccttgtctggttcctgttcccaggggaaatgctttcagactctccatttgggatgatgttggcttttgtataaaaaataaataaatgccctttattacattgaaaaatttctattcctattttgctgaaagtttttatcatgaatgggtgttggactttgccaaatgccttttctgcatcaattgataagatcatgtggttcctgtcttttgttttattgatgtgatgggttatattaattgtttttctaatgttgaacatccctatattaaaaaaaaaaaaaatccctgcatacctagtatgaatcccacttggttgtggtgaattattttttgatatgttgttgaattccattagctagaattttgttaaggatttctgcatctatgttcctgagggatattggtctgtaatctttttgtggtgtctttacctggctttggtatcaggcttatgctggcttcatagaatgagtttgggagtattccattcttttctatgctctgaaatacctttagtagtagtggtattaactcttctctgaaagtttggtagaattctccagtgaagaagTCAGGGCCAGGGCCTTtgcttgttgggagtttttaattaccttttcaatctcttctttaattgttctacctctgtttgtgttagtttaggtaggtagggtgtttcagaaatttgtccatttcctgtaggttttcaaattcattggaatacaatttttcatagtattctgttatgattcttttttttttttttttttcactgttcaTGGTTTATTTGGTGTTTTAGTTGGTATGACAGCATTGTTTATCTGTAGATCTTTTTACATTACACGGCAATGTACACTACTCTGAAATAGCAcacaaaataaaatcctttagaACAATTATGCACAAGACATGCAATATTGGATTTACAATTTGGAGCCCAGGATGTGACCgagtgggaaaaaaaactggGCATGTTGGGTGAAGGAACCAGTAACACACAGTAAACACATTCTTCTGGTTGGAAGGGCAGTTGCAGCATGCGCAACACTGGCAGCGATGTCTCAGAGGTGGTGAAGTATTTTATACCAACTATGGAGAACTACACAAGATTAAGTATTACCCACCATCAGGATACAGATGTAAGGTTTTATGTACCATTCTTATGTCTAACTTTAGGAAACTGGATATTTTCCCTAAGTCACAATTTTACTGCTTTAATCATAGACCAGGTAAAAAGGACAACACGGAAGCCCCCAACTAAAATCCTTTTATAGCCTAGACAGTGAAATGGTACAAGAGAAGACTTAAAACTGCAGCTCTTTTTGGATCCCCCAGAGTGTATCTGCACTCTTCTTCAAACGGGACTCTTCTTCAGGGGTCAGAGTCACCTTCACAACGTCTGAGATTCCATTCTGTCCCAAGATACAAGGAACGCTAAGGAAGACGTCATCTTTAATTCCATAGAGACCCTTAATCATGGTGGAAATGGGATGTACCCGCCTAAGATTCTTCATTATACTTTCTGCCAAATCTGCCACAGACAGTCCAATGGCCCAGGAGGTATAGCCCTTCAGTTTGATCACCTCATAAGCACTTTCAACCACCTGTTTGTGAACCTCTTTCCACTGTTCCTTATCTGCATCAGTGCCTAATTCAGGGTGTAGGTGTTTCAGGGAGACACCAGCAACATTCACTCCACTCCAAACAGGCACACTAGAGTCTCCGTGCTCCCCAAGGACCCAACCATGACAGCTCAATGGGTGAACTCCCAGCCTCTCCCCCATTAGGTAACGGAACCGTGCTGAATCCAGATTACAACCACTTCCGATAACACGGTTTTTCGGAAAGCCACTGATCTTCCAAGCCACATAGGTAAGGATATCCACTGGATTAGAAACAATAAGCAACTTGCAGTTCG harbors:
- the LOC100667269 gene encoding L-lactate dehydrogenase A chain-like, which translates into the protein MATLKDQLIHNLLKEEQAPQNKITVVGVGAVGMACAVSILMRDLADELALVDVIEDKLKGEMMDLQHGSLFLRTPKIVFSKDYNVTAHSKLVIITAGARQQEGESRLNLVQRNVNIFKFIIPNVVKYSPNCKLLIVSNPVDILTYVAWKISGFPKNRVIGSGCNLDSARFRYLMGERLGVHPLSCHGWVLGEHGDSSVPVWSGVNVAGVSLKHLHPELGTDADKEQWKEVHKQVVESAYEVIKLKGYTSWAIGLSVADLAESIMKNLRRVHPISTMIKGLYGIKDDVFLSVPCILGQNGISDVVKVTLTPEEESRLKKSADTLWGIQKELQF